In one window of Corynebacterium incognita DNA:
- a CDS encoding HNH endonuclease signature motif containing protein — MDAFYAHCSTTDDLARQSHQLRRQEYEMYRRYLPSESDDVEIAAARVARATGTSDTRVTNIFLSLYRLDELPHLRALHERMFHLDLHRILAIDRALVAVDDEEVLATVDAVLVDFLTPSRPNQIMPSAARIRSKIMDVIRTEEDSAPSEDSVTFNYIDDTKGAFNALLQPAQMRAVEERIRTVAKQEKLTLPEAFVRAVLGTKKTHIVVHTYKALDIPDAPQWVSGVGWLSGHLEGKFTDIDAAAQQVTTNYTPTEPMKRFVEGRDGTCRWPGCGVPAHRAQKDHRIEWAEGGPTAPWNLVSLCQHHHNIKTDRRARYIMDPVTAEIVWLMEDGTWVMDKPTGPLAPNQRRWLQTFAQRRKSRRGRATRV, encoded by the coding sequence ATGGATGCCTTTTATGCCCATTGTTCAACGACAGACGACTTAGCCCGCCAATCCCACCAACTCCGCCGCCAAGAATACGAGATGTACCGGCGGTATTTACCTTCCGAATCAGACGACGTAGAGATTGCCGCCGCGCGCGTTGCGCGGGCCACCGGCACCTCTGATACCCGAGTAACCAACATCTTTCTTAGCCTTTACCGACTCGACGAGCTACCGCACCTGCGCGCACTCCACGAGCGCATGTTCCACCTTGATTTGCACCGCATTCTCGCCATCGATCGGGCACTCGTGGCCGTTGATGATGAGGAGGTACTCGCAACCGTCGATGCAGTCCTCGTGGACTTCTTGACCCCGTCCCGCCCCAACCAAATCATGCCGTCCGCGGCACGGATTAGGTCCAAGATCATGGACGTCATACGCACGGAAGAAGACTCCGCGCCTTCAGAGGACTCTGTTACCTTCAATTACATCGACGACACAAAGGGGGCGTTCAATGCCCTACTCCAGCCCGCCCAGATGCGCGCGGTCGAAGAACGAATCCGCACAGTGGCGAAACAGGAAAAGCTGACCCTGCCCGAGGCCTTCGTCCGCGCCGTTCTGGGTACTAAAAAGACCCACATTGTGGTGCACACCTACAAGGCGCTCGACATTCCCGACGCCCCGCAGTGGGTCAGTGGAGTTGGCTGGCTGTCGGGACACCTTGAAGGTAAGTTCACAGACATTGATGCTGCGGCTCAGCAGGTGACCACCAACTACACCCCTACCGAGCCCATGAAGCGGTTTGTCGAAGGGCGCGACGGAACCTGCCGCTGGCCGGGTTGCGGAGTGCCCGCGCACCGTGCGCAGAAGGACCATCGCATCGAATGGGCTGAGGGCGGGCCCACCGCGCCATGGAACCTGGTGAGCCTGTGCCAACACCACCACAACATCAAGACCGACCGTCGGGCAAGATACATCATGGACCCCGTCACGGCCGAGATAGTTTGGCTCATGGAGGATGGCACCTGGGTGATGGATAAGCCGACTGGACCGCTGGCCCCCAACCAGCGACGTTGGCTACAAACGTTTGCGCAAAGGAGGAAGTCTAGGCGAGGCCGGGCCACTCGAGTTTAG